Proteins from a single region of Pseudopedobacter saltans DSM 12145:
- a CDS encoding FecR family protein: MNNNNKRILELLEKYLTNTCSEPEEQEFLNYVEDPFYKNEIKELLSGVFNNQNELVDLKVSSSERILNAILEEDVEEIGIRKNYSWWKWASVAASVLLGLAFTFYFIQIRDVNKAERLSLSVDSIKVDRDKVYLTLGNGKKINLSDYDSGKITDEEGIRITKNKEGALVYEVSDKFKDQAGLRFNSIEVPRGGKLMIQLPDGTKVWLNAASKFRYPLAFIGKERIVELSGEAYFEVAKNKDVPFKVKTNEQIIEVLGTHFNVHNYADEVSAKTTLLEGSVKVYSGESAALLIPGQQAVTDRNGKDIKINTVNVTDVMAWKNGYYVFENADVKQIMNYLSRWYDVDVEYLGEITTKRFGGVFKQSADLRELLEYLETYGDIHFKIRERRVIVTN, encoded by the coding sequence ATGAATAATAATAACAAAAGGATTTTAGAATTACTTGAGAAGTATTTGACTAATACATGTTCGGAGCCTGAAGAACAGGAGTTTCTGAATTATGTGGAAGATCCTTTTTATAAAAATGAGATAAAGGAGCTGCTTTCAGGTGTTTTTAATAACCAGAATGAACTGGTTGATTTAAAGGTGAGTAGTAGCGAGCGTATTTTAAATGCAATTTTGGAAGAGGATGTTGAGGAAATTGGAATACGGAAGAATTATAGCTGGTGGAAATGGGCTTCAGTTGCTGCATCCGTTTTGTTGGGGCTGGCTTTTACATTTTATTTTATACAAATCCGGGATGTAAATAAAGCAGAACGTTTGAGTCTGTCTGTCGATAGTATAAAAGTAGATAGGGATAAGGTTTATCTTACTTTAGGAAATGGTAAAAAAATCAATCTTTCTGATTATGACTCTGGAAAAATAACCGATGAAGAGGGAATCAGGATTACTAAAAATAAAGAAGGAGCATTAGTTTACGAGGTTTCGGATAAGTTTAAAGACCAGGCAGGTCTTCGTTTTAATTCGATAGAAGTACCGAGGGGAGGAAAGCTGATGATTCAATTACCGGATGGAACGAAGGTATGGTTAAATGCGGCTTCTAAGTTTAGGTATCCCCTTGCGTTTATAGGTAAAGAAAGAATAGTTGAGTTAAGTGGAGAGGCTTATTTTGAAGTTGCAAAAAATAAAGATGTACCTTTTAAAGTAAAAACTAATGAACAGATTATAGAAGTGCTGGGAACGCATTTCAACGTACACAACTACGCAGATGAGGTTAGCGCAAAAACGACCTTACTGGAGGGGAGTGTAAAAGTATATTCGGGAGAGTCTGCAGCTTTATTAATACCGGGACAACAGGCGGTTACGGATAGAAATGGCAAAGATATAAAGATTAACACAGTAAATGTAACTGACGTTATGGCCTGGAAAAATGGCTATTATGTTTTTGAAAATGCGGATGTTAAACAAATTATGAATTACTTATCGAGATGGTATGATGTAGATGTAGAGTATCTAGGTGAAATCACAACCAA